A part of Paenibacillus donghaensis genomic DNA contains:
- a CDS encoding CBS domain-containing protein: MEISSFLLPKEQVAYITSSVSMHEALEQLEQHYYTAIPIIDEEGKYVGTLSEGDLLWKLKHTPELAFDNLHEVPVRAIQNHVHNESVPINAQMEDMLTLAADQNFVPVVDHEGVFLGIIRRKDIIEYYTRNITD; encoded by the coding sequence GTGGAAATATCCTCATTCTTGCTGCCCAAGGAGCAGGTGGCCTACATCACCTCTTCCGTCTCCATGCACGAAGCCCTTGAACAACTGGAACAGCATTATTACACAGCCATTCCAATTATAGACGAAGAGGGAAAGTACGTTGGAACACTATCGGAAGGCGATTTGCTCTGGAAGTTGAAGCACACACCGGAGCTGGCCTTCGACAATCTGCATGAGGTGCCGGTCCGTGCGATCCAGAACCATGTCCATAATGAAAGTGTACCGATTAACGCCCAGATGGAGGATATGCTGACGCTGGCTGCGGACCAGAATTTCGTCCCTGTCGTAGATCATGAAGGTGTGTTCCTCGGGATTATCCGCCGCAAGGATATCATTGAATATTATACCAGGAATATAACCGATTGA
- a CDS encoding STAS domain-containing protein — translation MSEIIITMPEVFSVEEAGLFRENILEYFNDGTNRFLLDFSYCSFIDSTGLGVIVSTYKKCLESGGQIKLKALTPNVLKVFELTRLDHIFEIVA, via the coding sequence ATGAGTGAGATCATCATCACAATGCCGGAAGTCTTTTCGGTGGAGGAAGCAGGACTTTTTAGAGAGAATATACTGGAGTATTTTAATGATGGAACCAACCGCTTTCTGCTTGACTTCAGCTATTGCAGCTTTATCGACAGCACGGGACTTGGTGTTATTGTCAGCACGTATAAGAAGTGTTTGGAGAGTGGAGGGCAAATCAAGCTGAAGGCGTTGACTCCCAATGTACTGAAGGTGTTTGAACTGACCCGTCTGGACCATATTTTTGAGATCGTAGCCTAA